The following coding sequences lie in one Stenotrophomonas rhizophila genomic window:
- a CDS encoding thiolase family protein has protein sequence MSNIVIAAAKRTAIGSFLGQFTGVPTPTLGASAIAAALQQSGIAAGDVSEVIMGCVLPANLGQAPARQAAIAAGIPVSTGATTLNKVCGSGMKAIMLGHDLIKAGSASIVVAGGMESMSNAPHLLPNSRTGNRFGNFQAVDHMAHDGLVNAYDGKAMGEFAECTVDKYQFSREEQDAFAIESVRRAQAAQAAGAFDDEIVAVKVAGRKGEVEFSQDEQPSRSDIAKIPTLRPAFKKDGTVTAASSSSISDGAAALVLLGEEDAAARGVTPLARIVAHATHSQEPEWFTTAPIGALHKVLEKAGWSLDQVDLFEINEAFAVVAMAPIRELGIPHEKVNVNGGACALGHPIGASGARLVVTLVNALRTRGGKRGIATLCIGGGEATAIAIELI, from the coding sequence ATGTCCAACATCGTCATCGCCGCTGCCAAACGCACCGCCATCGGTTCCTTCCTGGGCCAGTTCACCGGCGTGCCCACCCCGACCCTGGGCGCCAGCGCCATCGCGGCGGCACTGCAGCAGTCCGGTATCGCAGCGGGCGATGTGTCCGAAGTCATCATGGGCTGCGTGCTGCCGGCCAACCTGGGCCAGGCACCGGCGCGCCAGGCCGCGATCGCGGCGGGCATTCCGGTCTCCACCGGCGCCACCACGCTCAACAAGGTGTGTGGTTCGGGCATGAAGGCCATCATGCTGGGGCACGACCTGATCAAGGCCGGGTCGGCCAGCATCGTGGTGGCCGGAGGCATGGAATCGATGTCCAATGCGCCGCACCTGCTGCCCAACTCGCGCACCGGCAACCGCTTCGGCAACTTCCAGGCGGTCGACCACATGGCCCACGACGGCCTGGTCAATGCCTACGACGGCAAGGCGATGGGTGAATTCGCCGAATGCACGGTGGACAAGTACCAGTTCAGCCGCGAGGAACAGGATGCGTTCGCCATCGAATCGGTGCGTCGCGCCCAGGCCGCGCAGGCCGCCGGTGCCTTCGACGACGAAATCGTTGCGGTGAAGGTGGCCGGCCGCAAGGGCGAGGTTGAATTCAGCCAGGACGAACAGCCGAGCCGCTCGGACATCGCCAAGATCCCGACCCTGCGTCCGGCCTTCAAGAAGGACGGCACGGTCACTGCGGCCAGCTCTTCGAGCATTTCCGACGGCGCCGCCGCGCTGGTGCTGCTGGGCGAAGAAGACGCCGCTGCACGCGGGGTGACGCCGCTGGCACGGATCGTGGCCCACGCCACGCATTCCCAGGAACCGGAATGGTTCACCACCGCCCCCATCGGCGCCCTGCACAAGGTGCTGGAAAAAGCGGGCTGGAGTCTGGACCAGGTCGATCTGTTCGAAATCAACGAGGCGTTTGCGGTGGTGGCCATGGCGCCGATCCGTGAATTGGGCATCCCGCACGAGAAGGTCAACGTCAACGGCGGTGCCTGCGCATTGGGCCATCCGATCGGCGCTTCCGGCGCGCGCCTGGTGGTGACGCTGGTCAACGCATTGCGCACGCGCGGCGGAAAGCGCGGCATCGCTACCCTGTGCATCGGCGGCGGCGAAGCCACGGCCATTGCCATCGAATTGATTTGA
- a CDS encoding Glu/Leu/Phe/Val dehydrogenase dimerization domain-containing protein, giving the protein MLFETLETSGHEQVVFCHNRDAGLRAIIAIHNTTLGPALGGVRMRPYASTDDALADALRLSRTMTYKNALAGLNVGGGKAVIIGDPRQDKSEVLFRAFGRYVDSLGGRYITAEDVGTDVNDMENIYLESEYVTGVHQVHGGSGDPAPFTAYGALQALMASMQHKLGHEEVGKTSIAVQGLGHIGMELVKLLRDRGAKLFVTDLDSARVERAVTEYGAEAVKPDDIYDVNADVFAPCALEGAINPQTLARLKCKIVCGTANNQLSSLEVGDELHARGILYAPDYAVNAGGVMNVSLEIDGYNRERAMRLIRSIYHNLGRIFALSQQEGIAPQRAADKIAETRIHSIGKLKMPLGRATPRLGTLRGN; this is encoded by the coding sequence ATGTTATTTGAAACCCTCGAAACTTCCGGTCACGAACAAGTGGTGTTCTGCCACAACCGCGATGCCGGCCTGAGGGCGATCATCGCCATCCACAACACCACCCTGGGCCCTGCCCTGGGTGGCGTGCGCATGCGCCCGTACGCCAGCACCGATGATGCGCTGGCCGACGCGCTGCGCCTGAGCCGCACCATGACCTACAAGAACGCCCTGGCCGGGCTGAACGTGGGTGGCGGCAAGGCGGTGATCATCGGCGACCCGCGCCAGGACAAGAGCGAGGTGCTGTTCCGCGCGTTCGGCCGCTACGTCGACTCGCTCGGCGGGCGCTACATCACCGCCGAGGACGTGGGCACCGATGTCAACGACATGGAAAACATCTACCTGGAAAGCGAGTACGTCACCGGCGTGCACCAGGTCCATGGCGGCTCCGGCGATCCGGCCCCGTTCACCGCCTATGGCGCGCTGCAGGCGCTGATGGCCTCGATGCAGCACAAGCTGGGCCATGAAGAAGTGGGCAAGACCAGCATCGCGGTGCAGGGCCTGGGCCACATCGGCATGGAGTTGGTGAAGCTGCTGCGCGACCGGGGCGCCAAGCTGTTCGTCACCGACCTGGACAGCGCGCGGGTCGAACGTGCGGTCACCGAATACGGCGCCGAGGCCGTGAAGCCGGACGACATCTACGACGTCAACGCCGATGTGTTCGCCCCGTGCGCGCTGGAAGGGGCGATCAACCCGCAGACCCTGGCCCGGTTGAAGTGCAAGATCGTCTGCGGCACCGCCAACAACCAGCTCTCCAGCCTGGAGGTCGGCGATGAACTGCATGCGCGCGGCATCCTGTATGCCCCGGACTATGCGGTCAACGCGGGCGGGGTGATGAATGTCTCGCTGGAAATCGACGGCTACAACCGCGAACGCGCGATGCGTCTGATCCGCAGCATTTACCACAACCTCGGCCGGATCTTCGCCCTGTCCCAGCAGGAGGGCATCGCGCCCCAGCGGGCGGCCGACAAGATCGCCGAAACGCGCATCCATTCCATCGGCAAGCTGAAGATGCCGCTGGGCCGGGCCACGCCGCGACTGGGCACGCTGCGCGGCAACTGA
- a CDS encoding DUF2058 domain-containing protein, producing MAKANPLQEQLLKAGLVKKSQVSQAAREQVKARHGKAPVAPSESQREAERLRAEKAERDRALEAERKAKAHAQELLAQVRQIIEAHKVKREGESEYRFNDGTVIRTLLVNNVLRRQLASGSLVIARHGEGFELLPRAAAEKVRERDASVIVLDNSQPGSEPSTGNAEDDAYYAQFQVPDDLVW from the coding sequence ATGGCGAAGGCAAATCCCCTGCAGGAGCAGCTGCTCAAGGCCGGGCTGGTCAAGAAATCCCAGGTCTCCCAGGCCGCCCGTGAACAGGTGAAAGCCCGCCACGGCAAGGCCCCGGTCGCGCCCAGCGAAAGCCAGCGCGAGGCCGAGCGCCTGCGTGCGGAAAAAGCCGAGCGTGATCGCGCGCTGGAAGCCGAGCGCAAGGCCAAGGCCCACGCGCAGGAGCTGCTGGCCCAGGTCCGCCAGATCATCGAGGCGCACAAGGTCAAGCGTGAGGGCGAGAGCGAATACCGCTTCAACGACGGCACCGTGATCCGCACCCTGCTGGTCAACAACGTGCTGCGCCGGCAGCTGGCCTCGGGCAGCCTGGTGATTGCCCGCCACGGCGAGGGCTTCGAACTGCTGCCGCGTGCGGCGGCCGAGAAGGTCCGCGAGCGCGACGCGAGCGTGATCGTGCTCGACAACAGCCAGCCCGGCAGCGAGCCGAGCACCGGCAATGCCGAGGATGATGCGTACTACGCCCAGTTCCAGGTGCCCGACGACCTGGTCTGGTAA
- a CDS encoding DksA/TraR family C4-type zinc finger protein: MATGWAGDGAVQDQIDATVDDAIQRARAQLKQGPGLTHCEHCDAPIPEARRKAVPGVRLCVRCQEEDDAAQHENGGYNRRGSKDSQLR; encoded by the coding sequence ATGGCGACAGGTTGGGCAGGCGACGGCGCGGTGCAGGACCAGATCGACGCCACCGTTGACGACGCCATCCAGCGCGCCCGCGCGCAGCTCAAACAGGGCCCCGGGCTGACCCACTGCGAACACTGTGACGCGCCCATTCCCGAGGCGCGGCGCAAGGCCGTGCCCGGCGTGCGGCTGTGTGTGCGCTGCCAGGAAGAAGACGACGCGGCCCAGCACGAAAACGGCGGCTACAACCGCCGCGGCAGCAAGGACAGCCAGCTGCGCTGA
- a CDS encoding autotransporter serine protease, with translation MNKAAVGRSVLVTAMAAVLGACGGGGGGNNVRVDPPPVSPPPTTPPTTPPVTPPTPQQPAFDAHLAITQAGAARTAGLDGTGVRIGVVDSGVMRNHPTLAGRVLANYTYIDPRTNNLNVDDVVGHGTAVAELAAGKALGSWPGGIAPGAQIVSARIIADQRPTDDGSGSGNEVNGALGLDQVHQDLISQGVKVMNNSWGGLYWTNPAATAPIAQEYRPFIIANGGLVVFATGNESKPNPSSMAALPSQAGPGGTLPAADLERGWLSVTAVDSTDPSKLASYANACGVAARYCLAAPGAAVYVDPASTSATPNYLWNYGTSFAAPLVSGAAALVWQKYPYFSNDLVRQTLLGTATDLGASGVDSTFGYGLLNIAKAINGPGRLDWGNTTVNVNQAGLNSVWSNSITGSGGLIKQGVGALGLSGTNTYTGATRIEQGTLALRDGGSITSNVLVVAQGGSPNNAALQFMTGTSRVKGDVDNGASVIVRDANSSATIEGNYTQRAGAQLMIALGAGPLNVTGSAALAGNVHVSSIVSGYVPANGRTQTVLQVGQGISGQFDGVTHSLAQATLLQMSLQQSATTVTLTTDQINITSASLSAGVGGAALASAARVETAFEVLDGGSMAGSAFANGAGQLQQVQGNQALQASLDSLSGKAHALATAATFDSVDLNRRALSARFGQVQGAPRLRGAWQNQLGEVGQGSFSASGADTRGWMMGQDMAFGSNGVLGFAFGETRTHNSRDWGSDRGRDRQSQAQVYAGWGTGRAYALGQLGAGQFTREIDRQLLLGAGQYGVNARYGGQFTASSVETGYRLGDGRASLTPYLGADYARVDSDRFSEQGGLGFGLRTQGGVSTRSQALAGVRAERQWGSWALRGYAEWQQLLSSDGLVQDASFVGVDAWAPMAGLQPARSGGLFGLSVESWLTRNTRVAFGYDQRFGPRGDLSQVALRYSAAF, from the coding sequence ATGAACAAGGCAGCAGTGGGGCGGTCGGTGCTGGTCACGGCCATGGCAGCGGTACTGGGCGCCTGTGGCGGTGGGGGCGGCGGTAACAATGTGCGCGTGGATCCGCCACCGGTGTCGCCCCCGCCCACTACGCCGCCGACCACGCCCCCGGTCACCCCGCCCACGCCCCAGCAGCCCGCGTTCGACGCGCACCTTGCCATCACCCAGGCCGGTGCGGCGCGCACCGCGGGCCTGGATGGCACCGGCGTGCGTATCGGCGTGGTTGATTCCGGCGTGATGCGCAACCATCCCACGCTGGCGGGCCGGGTGTTGGCCAACTACACCTACATCGATCCGCGCACCAACAACCTCAATGTCGACGACGTGGTCGGCCATGGCACGGCAGTGGCTGAACTGGCGGCCGGCAAGGCGCTCGGCAGCTGGCCCGGTGGCATCGCGCCCGGTGCACAGATCGTGTCGGCGCGCATCATCGCCGACCAGCGCCCCACCGACGACGGCTCGGGCAGCGGCAATGAAGTAAACGGCGCACTGGGCCTGGACCAGGTCCACCAGGACCTGATCAGCCAGGGCGTGAAGGTCATGAACAACTCGTGGGGCGGTCTGTACTGGACCAACCCGGCGGCCACCGCGCCCATCGCCCAGGAGTACCGCCCCTTCATCATCGCCAATGGCGGGTTGGTGGTGTTCGCCACCGGAAACGAGAGCAAGCCCAATCCCTCCAGCATGGCGGCGCTGCCCAGCCAGGCCGGTCCGGGCGGCACGCTGCCGGCGGCCGACCTGGAGCGCGGCTGGCTCAGCGTGACCGCGGTGGATTCCACCGATCCCAGCAAGCTGGCGTCCTACGCCAATGCCTGCGGTGTCGCCGCGCGGTATTGCCTGGCCGCCCCCGGCGCGGCGGTGTACGTCGACCCGGCGTCCACCAGTGCAACGCCGAACTACCTGTGGAACTACGGCACCTCCTTCGCCGCCCCGCTGGTATCCGGCGCAGCGGCGCTGGTGTGGCAGAAGTACCCGTATTTCAGCAACGATCTGGTGCGCCAGACCCTGCTGGGTACGGCCACCGATCTTGGCGCGTCCGGCGTGGACAGTACCTTCGGTTACGGCCTGCTCAACATCGCCAAGGCAATCAATGGGCCGGGCCGCCTGGACTGGGGCAACACCACGGTCAACGTCAACCAGGCGGGGCTGAACTCGGTCTGGAGCAACAGCATCACCGGCAGCGGCGGGCTGATCAAACAGGGTGTCGGTGCGCTGGGCCTGTCCGGTACCAACACCTACACCGGTGCCACGCGGATCGAGCAGGGCACGCTGGCGCTGCGCGATGGCGGGTCAATCACCTCCAACGTGCTGGTGGTGGCCCAGGGCGGCAGCCCGAACAACGCGGCGCTGCAGTTCATGACCGGAACCAGCCGGGTGAAGGGCGATGTCGACAACGGCGCCAGCGTCATCGTGCGCGATGCCAACAGCTCGGCTACCATCGAGGGCAACTACACCCAGCGCGCCGGCGCGCAGCTGATGATCGCGCTGGGAGCCGGCCCGCTCAATGTCACCGGCAGCGCGGCCCTGGCCGGCAATGTGCATGTGAGCAGCATCGTCAGCGGCTACGTGCCTGCCAACGGTCGCACCCAGACGGTGCTGCAGGTTGGCCAGGGCATCAGCGGGCAGTTCGATGGGGTCACCCACAGTCTGGCCCAGGCCACGTTGCTGCAGATGTCGCTGCAACAGAGCGCCACCACCGTCACGCTGACTACCGACCAGATCAACATCACCAGCGCCAGCCTCAGTGCCGGCGTGGGCGGGGCTGCGCTGGCGTCGGCGGCGCGGGTGGAGACCGCATTTGAAGTGCTCGATGGCGGCAGCATGGCCGGCAGTGCCTTCGCCAATGGTGCAGGTCAACTGCAGCAGGTGCAGGGCAACCAGGCACTGCAGGCCAGCCTGGACAGCCTGTCGGGCAAGGCCCACGCGCTGGCCACCGCGGCCACCTTCGACAGCGTCGACCTCAACCGCCGCGCGCTGTCGGCGCGATTTGGCCAGGTGCAGGGCGCACCCCGTCTGCGCGGTGCCTGGCAGAACCAGCTCGGCGAGGTCGGGCAGGGCAGCTTCTCTGCCAGCGGCGCCGACACCCGCGGCTGGATGATGGGCCAGGACATGGCCTTTGGCAGCAACGGTGTGCTTGGCTTCGCCTTTGGCGAGACCCGCACGCACAACAGCCGCGACTGGGGCAGTGACCGTGGCCGTGATCGCCAATCGCAGGCGCAGGTGTATGCCGGCTGGGGCACGGGGCGAGCCTATGCGCTTGGCCAGCTGGGCGCCGGCCAGTTCACGCGGGAAATCGATCGCCAGCTGCTGCTCGGTGCCGGCCAGTACGGGGTCAATGCCCGTTACGGCGGCCAGTTCACGGCGTCCAGCGTGGAAACCGGCTATCGCCTCGGCGATGGCCGCGCCTCGTTGACCCCGTACCTGGGGGCCGACTACGCCCGCGTGGACAGCGACCGCTTCAGCGAACAGGGCGGGCTGGGCTTCGGCCTGCGCACCCAGGGCGGGGTGAGCACGCGCAGCCAGGCACTGGCCGGCGTGCGCGCCGAACGTCAGTGGGGCAGCTGGGCGCTGCGCGGCTATGCCGAATGGCAGCAGCTGCTGTCCAGTGATGGGCTGGTGCAGGACGCCAGCTTTGTCGGCGTGGATGCCTGGGCGCCGATGGCGGGCCTGCAGCCGGCGCGGTCGGGTGGGCTGTTCGGCCTGTCGGTGGAATCGTGGCTGACCCGCAACACGCGGGTGGCGTTCGGTTACGACCAGCGCTTCGGGCCGCGCGGTGACCTGAGCCAGGTGGCGCTGCGCTACTCGGCTGCCTTCTGA
- a CDS encoding rRNA pseudouridine synthase, protein MTDPIRLDKRLTSLIGCSRGDAQRYIEGGWVTVDGTVVEQPQTLVTDETIVLRDNAEATRTETVSMLLHKPAGMRADELCALVTPDSHSELDATGVTLLQRHFHALQLVMPLADEDSGLVVVSQDGRVVSHLKDRGATLEQEYLVEVSGELAPYGMKRLAHGLSFRNWPLPPCKVSWQNETRLRFAIKPVQPGQLRDMCRQVGLDVVSVRRLRIGRVAMGKLVPGQWRYLAPDERF, encoded by the coding sequence ATGACCGACCCGATCCGACTCGACAAACGCCTGACCAGCCTCATCGGCTGCTCCCGTGGCGACGCCCAGCGCTACATCGAAGGCGGCTGGGTCACCGTGGACGGCACGGTCGTCGAACAACCGCAGACCCTGGTCACCGACGAAACCATCGTCCTGCGCGACAACGCCGAAGCCACCCGCACCGAAACCGTCAGCATGCTCCTGCACAAACCCGCCGGCATGCGTGCCGACGAACTGTGCGCCCTGGTCACCCCCGACAGCCACAGCGAACTGGACGCCACCGGCGTCACCCTCCTCCAGCGCCATTTCCACGCCCTGCAACTGGTCATGCCCCTTGCCGACGAAGACAGCGGCCTGGTCGTCGTCAGCCAGGACGGCCGCGTCGTGTCCCACCTCAAGGATCGCGGCGCCACCCTCGAACAGGAATATCTGGTCGAAGTCAGTGGCGAACTGGCGCCCTATGGCATGAAGCGCCTCGCCCATGGCCTCAGCTTCCGCAACTGGCCCCTGCCCCCATGCAAGGTCAGCTGGCAGAACGAAACCCGCCTGCGCTTTGCCATCAAACCCGTACAGCCCGGCCAGCTGCGCGACATGTGCCGCCAGGTCGGGCTCGACGTCGTCAGCGTCCGCCGCCTGCGCATCGGCCGCGTCGCCATGGGCAAGCTGGTGCCCGGCCAGTGGCGCTACCTCGCGCCCGACGAACGCTTCTGA
- a CDS encoding HDOD domain-containing protein, translating to MNVIVAAGLAGAVALGVAVTWQRRWRASAPAGAARARAPVTLPTAQPGTVTATAPAEALQAGLHALALVRRSGDTAADDRHHDGALHAAVVAALEQRDWSARQLPRRPQLLPQLIQTVNDSDASARAMAAIIGQDPVLTGNLLRIANSPVYRLQSKPVDSLQRAVTLVGTEGIRLIISAVLVQPVMQVHCEAFPQFGTVIWEHALLASRAAADHARLVTHEDAFAAQWLGLTQGLGAALVMRQLLDACAAQDGALPSRALAMQLLDAWTLPVAGRIAAAWELPGAVHEALLRDAGTAEGGLSASLRFARAAAAASLLCRHGRIGQAQALAILEQQHGTPPHALQWIWRRLHGRAVETLDADEAEA from the coding sequence ATGAACGTGATCGTGGCGGCGGGGCTGGCGGGAGCGGTCGCGTTGGGCGTGGCGGTGACCTGGCAGCGCAGGTGGCGCGCCTCCGCGCCGGCGGGGGCCGCGCGTGCGCGTGCGCCCGTGACGCTACCGACTGCGCAGCCCGGCACTGTCACCGCTACTGCCCCCGCCGAGGCGCTGCAGGCGGGCCTGCACGCATTGGCGCTGGTGCGGCGCAGTGGCGACACCGCCGCCGACGACCGGCACCACGATGGCGCGCTGCACGCGGCGGTGGTGGCGGCACTGGAGCAGCGCGACTGGTCGGCCCGGCAGCTGCCCCGGCGCCCGCAACTGCTGCCGCAGTTGATCCAGACGGTCAACGACAGCGACGCTTCGGCCCGCGCGATGGCCGCCATCATCGGCCAGGACCCGGTGTTGACCGGCAACCTGCTGCGCATTGCCAACAGCCCGGTGTACCGCCTGCAGTCCAAGCCGGTGGACAGCCTGCAGCGGGCGGTGACGCTGGTGGGTACCGAGGGTATCCGCCTGATCATCAGCGCGGTGCTCGTGCAGCCGGTGATGCAGGTGCACTGCGAGGCCTTCCCGCAGTTCGGCACGGTGATCTGGGAGCACGCGCTGCTTGCCTCGCGCGCGGCGGCCGATCATGCGCGGCTGGTGACCCATGAAGACGCGTTCGCCGCGCAGTGGCTGGGGCTGACCCAAGGCCTGGGCGCGGCGTTGGTGATGCGGCAGTTGCTGGACGCCTGCGCCGCGCAGGACGGGGCGCTGCCATCGCGCGCGCTGGCCATGCAGTTGCTGGATGCCTGGACCTTGCCCGTGGCCGGGCGCATCGCGGCGGCCTGGGAACTGCCGGGTGCGGTGCACGAAGCGCTGCTGCGCGACGCCGGCACTGCCGAGGGAGGATTGTCGGCCAGCCTGCGCTTCGCGCGGGCGGCGGCCGCCGCCAGCCTGCTGTGCCGGCATGGCCGGATCGGCCAGGCCCAGGCGCTGGCCATCCTGGAACAGCAGCACGGCACCCCGCCGCACGCGCTGCAGTGGATCTGGCGGCGCCTGCATGGGCGCGCGGTGGAAACCCTGGACGCCGACGAGGCGGAGGCCTGA
- a CDS encoding phospholipase D family protein codes for MTERKPLWRRMLRWLGIVLAVLVLLVLSGLLLADHLTPKAMGAPSSVLPVQPAQTVIDRELTRLQASHPDQSGVAFLADGLDAYAARAVITAHAGRSLDLQYYIWHDDLIGHLMAQSLYQAAERGVRVRLLLDDMNAQDKDALLMALDEHPNIEIRLYNPFRNRTGLWRLVEMVQRFFSVNHRMHNKAWIADGRVAIVGGRNIGEEYFSARSDVNFRDLDLLVAGHAVDQANRIFDEYWNSETAVPIAALAFHTPAQLRLLVRESENEARRDVAQPYLRRVQQSQSARSYYRDAVELHWSPNVEIVSDPAMKHRRDDTSNWLVTRLVSEMQATRHKALLISPYFVPGEEGTDGMGAMVKRGALVGVVTNSLAANDVAAVHGGYMHYRAPLLRSGVHLYELKAHGYGDRSGLFGSSGASLHTKAFLLDDRRGFVGSFNLDPRSAYLNTEMGVLFDDAVLGAQLRAEYLRLADPAQSYWVTLDAQDRVRWLDRAAQPPVLLDREPDTSFWLRASARAISWLPLESQL; via the coding sequence ATGACTGAACGAAAACCGCTCTGGCGCCGGATGCTGCGCTGGCTGGGAATCGTGCTCGCGGTGCTGGTGCTGTTGGTGCTCAGCGGCTTGCTGCTGGCCGACCACCTGACCCCGAAGGCGATGGGCGCCCCCAGCAGCGTACTGCCGGTCCAGCCGGCGCAGACTGTCATCGACCGCGAACTGACCCGCCTGCAGGCCAGCCACCCCGACCAGAGCGGTGTCGCCTTCCTGGCCGACGGGCTGGATGCCTACGCCGCGCGCGCCGTCATCACCGCCCATGCCGGCCGCAGCCTGGACCTGCAGTACTACATCTGGCACGACGACCTGATCGGCCACCTGATGGCGCAGTCCCTGTACCAGGCCGCCGAACGCGGCGTGCGGGTGCGCCTGCTGCTCGATGACATGAATGCCCAGGACAAGGATGCCCTGCTGATGGCGCTCGATGAACATCCCAACATCGAAATCCGCCTCTACAACCCCTTCCGCAACCGCACCGGGCTGTGGCGGCTGGTGGAAATGGTGCAGCGCTTTTTCAGCGTCAACCATCGTATGCACAACAAGGCATGGATCGCCGATGGTCGCGTGGCCATCGTCGGCGGCCGCAACATCGGCGAAGAGTATTTCAGCGCGCGGTCGGATGTGAACTTCCGCGATCTGGACCTGCTGGTTGCCGGTCATGCGGTAGACCAGGCCAACCGTATTTTTGACGAGTACTGGAACAGCGAAACCGCCGTTCCAATCGCCGCGCTGGCCTTCCACACCCCGGCCCAGCTGCGCCTGCTGGTGCGCGAATCCGAGAACGAAGCCAGGCGCGATGTCGCCCAGCCGTACCTGCGCCGTGTCCAGCAATCGCAGTCGGCGCGCTCGTACTACCGCGACGCGGTCGAGCTGCACTGGTCACCGAACGTGGAGATCGTCTCCGACCCGGCCATGAAGCACCGCCGCGATGACACGTCGAACTGGCTGGTCACCCGGCTGGTCAGCGAGATGCAGGCCACCCGCCACAAGGCGCTGCTGATCTCGCCGTACTTCGTGCCCGGTGAGGAAGGCACCGACGGCATGGGCGCCATGGTCAAGCGCGGCGCCCTGGTCGGGGTGGTGACCAACTCGCTGGCGGCCAACGACGTCGCCGCCGTACACGGGGGCTACATGCACTACCGGGCACCCCTGCTGCGCAGTGGCGTGCACCTTTACGAACTGAAGGCGCACGGCTATGGCGACCGCAGCGGCCTGTTCGGCAGCAGCGGGGCCAGCCTGCACACCAAGGCCTTCCTGCTGGATGACCGGCGCGGTTTCGTCGGCTCGTTCAACCTCGACCCACGCTCGGCCTACCTCAACACCGAGATGGGCGTGCTGTTCGACGATGCGGTGCTGGGCGCGCAACTGCGTGCCGAGTACCTGCGTCTGGCCGACCCGGCGCAGAGCTACTGGGTAACGCTGGACGCACAGGACCGGGTGCGCTGGCTGGATCGGGCCGCCCAGCCACCGGTACTGCTCGATCGGGAACCGGACACCTCGTTCTGGCTGCGGGCCAGCGCACGCGCCATCAGCTGGCTGCCGCTGGAATCACAGCTGTAA
- a CDS encoding M48 family metallopeptidase produces MTALKYLAGYPEALQQQVRELIAGDRLGPWLEKRYADLHTVRNDRQLYDYTQGLKERYLRQSAPLSKVVYDSRLQVLKHALGTHTTVSRVQGSRLKASREIRIATVFREAPAPFLKMIVVHELAHLKESDHNKAFYQLCTHMEADYHQLEFDLRLYLTHLERPTR; encoded by the coding sequence ATGACCGCCCTGAAGTACCTAGCCGGTTACCCCGAGGCCCTGCAGCAGCAGGTGCGCGAGCTGATCGCGGGCGACCGCCTGGGGCCGTGGCTGGAAAAGCGCTACGCGGACCTGCACACGGTGCGCAACGATCGGCAGTTGTACGACTACACGCAGGGGCTGAAGGAGCGCTATCTGCGGCAGTCGGCGCCGTTGTCCAAGGTGGTCTACGACAGCCGGCTGCAGGTGCTGAAACATGCGCTGGGCACGCACACGACGGTGTCACGGGTTCAGGGGAGCCGGTTGAAGGCGAGCCGCGAGATCCGGATCGCGACGGTTTTCCGCGAGGCCCCAGCGCCCTTCTTGAAGATGATCGTAGTGCACGAGCTGGCCCACCTGAAGGAATCGGACCACAACAAGGCGTTCTACCAGCTGTGCACGCACATGGAAGCGGATTACCACCAGCTGGAATTCGATCTGCGCCTGTACCTGACCCACCTGGAGCGCCCCACCCGCTGA